In Laspinema palackyanum D2c, the genomic stretch AATCTCTGCGGATTCGCCATCAATCTCATGCAGAAACCCGGTTTCTTGTCCCGGTGATCAACAACTTGACCCGCATCCTAGGGGTTAAGGATTCCGGGATAGATCAAGAATAGCGAACCGCTCCATTCGGTACAATTAACCAGCCACTGCTGTAGGGTATTCCTTTTAATAAAAGTCTGCTCTGTTTCAAGTCAACTCAGAGGGGTAGAGATAGGTGAAATAACCGGACGATCGCACTCCGGTGGCGATCGGCTAATCAAAAAACAAAAGTTTTTGACGAAATCAACGGCTTCACTTTACAATAAAAAACAGGATTGGTGATGCAGAGCCATATCAATACCACAGGAGAGACAACCGGCTGAATCGCGATCGGTCCAATCAATAGCGCAAGACAGAAAGTCTTACGGACAAAAAGATTGGAGCAGGGTTCCCCCAGTGCTTTGCCACTGGATTTTTCAACCGGATGTCTTCAACGCCAGGGCGATCGTGCCCATCAAATAACTAGACTTGTCAGTAGGAAACTGTTTTCTAGTCGTGTTATAAAGGTTAACAGAACGGCGCACTCCCCAGGGAGAACGTCCGTCTACAAGCGCGATCGGCTGCCAACTCAGAGCAACCTTTCATCACATTCGGAAACGCGATCTAACCCTTCTAGTAATATTCGTTGCTAAAAGTGGACGCGCTTCGATGTATTTTCGATCTATAAATCCCAAATTAACCCTGTATGACGTCCCCAAGACGCTATAGGATGGGATAACCCTGTATGACGTTATAGAAAATGCCAACCAAACCAGTTACCTTAAGACTACCTGAAGAACTCTTAGAGGCGATCGATGAGATTGTTGTCTCCACCAGTTCCAATCGCACCGAAGTCGTGGTTAAAGCTCTCCAACAAGTCTTTTCCGGAGAAGTAGCTCAACCCACCCCGACGACAACTGCTGCAACCCCTGCAACCCCTGCAACCCCTGCAACCCCTGCAACAACTCCTGATACCACCCTACTAAAACGACTAGAAGACCTAGAGGTAAAAATCTCTAGCGTCATGGATCGTTTAGATTCCGATGTTCTATCCCGTCTAACCAAACGAGTCAGCGTCTTAGAAGAAGGCTTAAGTTCCTCCGAAGCGCCGACCCCGGTCGAGACTCCGAGTACCACAAAAACTGCAACGAAAGGCCAAAAAAGAACCTCCACGGTCAAGGAAACCAAAGCAAGCAAGGTCTCTAAAGAACCTGCCGAACCCCCGGCCTCCAAAGAACCTGCCGAACCTCCGGCCTCCAAAGAACCTGCCGAACCCCCGGCCTCTAAGCAGTCTAAAACCAAAACCACCACCAAAACTCCCAATGGACGGCGGCGTCAGGCTAAAACCGAAAAAAAGCTCCCAGCCGCAAAAGAAACCTCTAAAACAAAAACAATCGCTTCTGCGCCTCCGGCAGAGGAACCCACTCCCACAAAACGTAGAACTCGCGCTAAATCTACTCCAGAGGTCACGACCCCTGCTGCAACCAAAAACCAGCGGGGGACAATCGAATGGCTCACGGTCAAACAGGCATTTGAGAAACTAGGCGGCGATGCCAGCGATCCAGAATCGGTTGTTTCTAGCATCGATGGTGCTCGAAGCGTCAAATTAAATCGGTTCGGGGTACTGAGTTCCGCAGATTATAAAACCTTTGGTTTAGAATTCCGACCCGATCGCCGCAGTCGGCGTTTACCCTGTTTGCGGAAACTCTAACCCCCCTGATTATCCCCTACCCACCACCGATGGATTCCCCAATTCATCCCACGGAGTGCGAGTTCCCTTATTCAAGGGGAGAAAGGGGATAACGCTTTGGGAGAATGCCTTCGGCCTCATCACGATAGACTTGGGTTGATATCAGTCGGAAAAATACCCAAATAAAAAGCGCCCCCAAATTGGAGGCGCTTTTTCTATTCTTTTGAGAGATTAACCATTGATAGCAGGAGCAGTCAAAGCAACCGGAGTCGCTTCACCAGCAGCCAAATCAAGGGGGAAGTTGTGAGCATTACGCTCGTGCATCACTTCCATACCCAGGTTAGCCCGGTTAATCACATCAGCCCAGGTATTCACAACACGACCCGTGGAGTCAATGATGGACTGGTTGAAGTTAAATCCGTTCAAGTTAAAGGCCATCGTGGACACACCCAAAGCGGTGAACCAGATACCCACAACCGGCCAAGCAGCTAAGAAGAAGTGCAAAGAACGGCTGTTGTTGAAGGAAGCATATTGGAAAATCAGACGACCAAAGTAACCGTGAGCGGCAACAATGTTGTAGGTTTCTTCTTCTTGACCGAATTTGTAACCGTAGTTTTGAGATTCGGTTTCAGAGGTTTCACGAACCAAAGAACTGGTAACGAGAGATCCGTGCATGGCACTGAACAAGGAACCACCGAACACACCGGCCACACCTAACATATGGAAGGGGTGCATCAGGATGTTGTGCTCAGCTTGGAACACCAACATGAAGTTGAAGGTTCCAGAGATACCCAAAGGCATACCATCAGAGAAAGAACCTTGGCCGATCGGGTAGATCAAGAACACTGCAGAAGCTGCTGCAACAGGTGCAGAGTAAGCAACGCAGATCCAAGGACGCATACCTAAGCGGTAAGACAATTCCCACTCACGACCCATGTAGCAGAAGATGCCGATGAGGAAGTGGAAAATCACGAGCTGGTAAGGGCCACCATTGTAGAGCCACTCATCCAAGCTGGCTGCTTCCCATATCGGGTAGAAGTGCAAGCCGATCGCGTTAGAGGAAGGAACAACTGCACCAGAGATGATGTTGTTTCCGTACAGTAAAGAACCGGCAACAGGTTCGCGGATACCATCGATGTCCACGGGGGGAGCAGCGATGAAGGCGATGATGTAGCAGACGGTAGCGCTTAAGAGGGTGGGGATCATCAACACGCCGAACCAGCCGATATAGAGGCGGTTTTCGGTAGAAGCGACCCATTCGCAGAAGCGGTCCCACAGATTAGCGCTTTCGCGCTGCTGTAAAGTGGTGGTCATAGTTTTATGATTGCTATTGGTTTGTCGAGGTAGTTATGATGTTTTTAGATTAACGAGTTTGTAACGATTTGTAAAGGGGTTGTTACCCTAGTTTTTCTAATCAAACAGATAAGGTGAGCTTATCAGGCTATTGAGAGGCAGAAGTACAATCCGGAGATTGAACTGCCTGGGAAGCAAAAACGGGGTTTTCTACCCGAATGGGGATGATATCAAGCCGTCTGGTCCAGAAACTGAGTATTTCGGATGCTGGTTGAGGAGGGGGTGAGAAACCGGGTTTTTTTGAGAGGATTTTTGCTCATCCACTGAAAATCAGGACCAGAAACTGGGTTTCTGGTCTGATAGATGTAAGACGGTGGCGACGGACTTGGATGAGTTTATCGATGCTGTTGCAACTCGCCCTTTTTAAGCGGCTTTGGCAAAAATTTCAATGATCTGATCGATTTCATCTCGGGCGTAGGCGAGCGCGTCTTCGGGAGTATCAAAGGGTCTGAGGTTGATATTCCGGTATCCCTCGGGACTATGAAATTCGTAAAAAAAAATATCTTCTGCCAGAATCGGAACGACGATCCAGCCGCGATAGAGTTCTCCTCGCAGGTCATAATTTGCCATAGTTTATCCTCTTGAATCGGGGCTTGAACACCCCATCTTTGTTAAAATTACAGTCTAGCCATTCCCGTGCGATCGCGACAACAGATACCTCACCCCTCAACCGGATTGCAGTGAGGCGAAAGACCGATCGCGCCCGGGAAAAGTCCCCACTTGTTACCTAGGATGTTTTTGAAGAAAGACCATGAGCGTTTAAATTTTTCAATATTCTGGAGAAGAATTGTTATAAAAGCCGGACAAGTTTTGGCCGATTGACTCGCCACAACATCCAGTGGCGATCGCATCTTAACCGGGAAATCCAACAGATATCGGCGGGCCTAAAGAGGGGATAATCTATACCTGATGATAGAAATTTCTATCGTATCTACCTTTAGTCTTATGGTTTTCGGCCAGAAAAATCGTTACATTAGTTTATAACCGAGCGAAAAGAGGAAAGATAGGAGTAGAATCGATCGCGGTGCGACATTCGGAACCGTTGGGGTCCGTGTCCTCCCTTAGCCCGGTGCTCAAGGAACACCCAAGCCGTTCTAACCCACGGATCATTCAGATTTGGAGGTTGGATTCGGATTGCGCCGGTTTGGAGTAACCTGAAAACTTGAGGGACATCGTAAAAAAACGAGCTAAGATCCAAGTCGAGGAGTAAGCCACCCAAAAATTCGCTCCTTACAGGGTAAAAGGAGTCGAACTGGAACGAAAACATATTAGCGGGGTCTTTCCGGTATTAGTTCTAACTGCTCAAGACAACCCGCTCGGGATCAATGAGCTCCGCGCACAGCGGACCCGCCCTTGAGGAGGAATCTGTAATCGGTTTGCCCGAATGCCGACGGCGGCAAAAGCACAGTGGAGGCAAAAGCAGCCTTGTGAAACCCCGGCAAAGTCGGAGAGGAAAACACAACCTGACGCGGATTTGCATCACTGCAAATTCTGATGAGAGTCACGTTCTACCCGGATAGCGATCGCAGTGAGTCACATTAAAAACGGCCACACTAGAACCATAGCCGTATTTTCAAGCCCTAGAAACGCTGTTACCTTTGAGAGTTATTATGTTGTATAAACCCAGCTTTGGCGATCGCCAGCTTGCTGAATCCTTTTATCAAGCCTTGTTCAACCGTTTCTACGATTCCGTAGATCGCCCGACTCAGGAATTATTAAGAGAATGTCAATTTGGCCTTGCGCCTTCCCCAACGGGAGTCAAAACCTTTTTTATTTTGACACCGGATTTAGAGCAAGCTCAAAACCTGATCGAACGGATCGATGGGATCATCAACGGAGTCATGGCAATTATGGTCGGAGTTCACCAAACTGCCATTTGCATTGCACCCCCAGATGGCGGCGACGGTCCCCGGCAGCAATCGGGACAATTGAACCCACGCTACATGATGGCCAAAATATTTCCCCATCCCCCACAAGACGATGAGGCACTGGGTTAGACCGATGCGGGTAAAAGCTCAACCCTAGATGATATGATCCGTGCAATTTTTCCCTGGGTCTGTAATTTGGATGAAACCGAGTCCAACTGACTCGGACTAGAAGAAACGAAAAGTTAGATCCAGAAGGGGGCTTTCCTGGACTGGATTGCCCTCTTCAAGAGTAGGGAAATTTTAATTGGGGCTTTGCTGATCAACCGTTGGAATCAGGGAAGCAACCGATCGCCAACCTTTCGAGGAGTCCTCAGCAAAATTACGGATGTCGCCACAAACCACCCTCGTATTTTTCCTGATGACAAGGATGAAAACTCACTGCACAATAGAAGCAGAAAGATAAACATGCTGGTACACCTTCCTTTGAAAAACCTGCTCCTCACCCCAGGAGCAGGTATTTTTATGGTCTGCAGATCCTGATCCCGAAGGCGATCGGTTATTGTTGTTCAGAGCACCCGGGGCGATCTTTAACCCGGTCCCGGATTTATGCCTTATCTTTATAAAAAGCGACTAAAGTCGTTACTACGAACTGGGAAATAACGACTGAAGTCGTTACTACGAACTGGGAAATAACGACTGAAGTCGTTACTACGAACTGGGAAATAACGACTGAAGTCGTTACTACGAACATCGGATAACGACTGAAGATGAACTTTAGTAACTGTAGCGTTCTTCTGCCCAGGGTTCTCCTCGACGGTGGTAACCGTTGCGTTCCCAGAATCCGGATGCTTCTTCCGCTAAAAATTCTAAACCGTTAATCCATTTGGCACTTTTCCAAGCGTAAAGATGAGGGACAACGAGGCGGAGGGGTCCGCCATGTTCGGGACTTAGGGGTTCATCAAATAGAGTATGGGCGAAAAAGTTTTCTTCCCGGAGGAAATCGGCGATCGCAATATTGGTGGTATAATCGCCATAGCAATGTTCCATGATGCAAATTGCTGTCTCATCGACCTTGAGGTGCTTCATGAAATCGAGGACTTTGATTCCCTTCCACTTGACATCGAGTTTAGACCAGTGGGTGACACAGTGAAAATCGGCGGTAAACTCCTGTTGGGGCATGGCCATGAGATCATCCCAGGTAAAGGTTTGAGGTTCGACCAGACCCCAAACTTTTAAGGAATAGCGATCGCAAGAAATTTGCGGCGTATCCCCATAGGTGAGGACAGGAAAACCCGTCGCCAGATGTTGTCCGGGGGGAACGCGATCGCCGAGTTCGGCAGAGGGTTTTTTAAAGAATTTACCCAACATAAGGATGATTTTTTGATAACTTATAGGCTCTAAGTATAGTTTAATTCCTCAACTCCCAGCCCCCAATATTCCTAACCCTTGAAAAAATAAATGTAGAGACGCGACATTTCGCATCTCTACAAGGATTGTTTTGGGGTCCTAGACCGCGAATCTGCTACCTGTCCCCGATAGTGTTCTCAAGGTCTCAACCGATCGATCGCCTTATTGGATCCGATGACGACCATCACTGTTCCCCCTAGGAGACGCCGGTTTGCGGGGGGATTAATCTCAAATTTTTCATCTTGACTAACGGCTAGGACATTTAGACCGTAGCGATTGCGAAGTTCGAGTTCAGCAATGGTTTTACCGTGGAATGTGGGGGGTACGATAGTTTCAACGATGCTATGTTCTGGGTCGAGTTCAAAGCGATCGAGGATACTGGGGGTGGTGATTGTACGCGCCAAAGCACAACCCATTTCCCGTTCCGGAAATACCACATGATCAGCCCCTACTTTGTTGAGCAATTTCATGTGAATTTCCGAGGAAGCTTTTGCGACAACGTGCTTAACCCCAGCTTCTTTGAGGTTAAGGGTTGTAATAATACTCTGGGCCAAGAAATTCCCGATGGCGACAATCACCGTATCGAAATCCGTCATTCCTGCCTGTTGAATTGCTGAGGGTTCGGTGGTGTCCAGTTGCAAGGCGTGTGCTGCAATTTGTTCGCTCACCGCTTGGGTGACTTTTTTCTCATCGACGTCAATAGCGAGCACTTCATACCCCAATCCGTGTAAGGTATCACAGACGGCGCGACCGAAGCGCCCTAACCCGATCACGGCAAATTGCTTATTGTCTGAACGCAGATTGCGAAAGAAATTCAGAGAGGATAGATTCACAGGTGCTACCTTGGATTGGAATCAATGGATTCAGATGCCACGAGAAATGCCATCTCATTCGTGAGTGCCGCCAACTGCCTTTTGAATCCAGGGTCTGGAATCTATTGCGCCCCCTCAGCGGAGAGGTCGTGACGGCAAGAGCATAATTTCCTTTTGTTAGAGTACCAACTTTCGGGGGAGATTTGTACTTATGG encodes the following:
- a CDS encoding potassium channel family protein, whose translation is MNLSSLNFFRNLRSDNKQFAVIGLGRFGRAVCDTLHGLGYEVLAIDVDEKKVTQAVSEQIAAHALQLDTTEPSAIQQAGMTDFDTVIVAIGNFLAQSIITTLNLKEAGVKHVVAKASSEIHMKLLNKVGADHVVFPEREMGCALARTITTPSILDRFELDPEHSIVETIVPPTFHGKTIAELELRNRYGLNVLAVSQDEKFEINPPANRRLLGGTVMVVIGSNKAIDRLRP
- a CDS encoding ribbon-helix-helix domain-containing protein; this encodes MPTKPVTLRLPEELLEAIDEIVVSTSSNRTEVVVKALQQVFSGEVAQPTPTTTAATPATPATPATPATTPDTTLLKRLEDLEVKISSVMDRLDSDVLSRLTKRVSVLEEGLSSSEAPTPVETPSTTKTATKGQKRTSTVKETKASKVSKEPAEPPASKEPAEPPASKEPAEPPASKQSKTKTTTKTPNGRRRQAKTEKKLPAAKETSKTKTIASAPPAEEPTPTKRRTRAKSTPEVTTPAATKNQRGTIEWLTVKQAFEKLGGDASDPESVVSSIDGARSVKLNRFGVLSSADYKTFGLEFRPDRRSRRLPCLRKL
- a CDS encoding sulfite oxidase-like oxidoreductase is translated as MLGKFFKKPSAELGDRVPPGQHLATGFPVLTYGDTPQISCDRYSLKVWGLVEPQTFTWDDLMAMPQQEFTADFHCVTHWSKLDVKWKGIKVLDFMKHLKVDETAICIMEHCYGDYTTNIAIADFLREENFFAHTLFDEPLSPEHGGPLRLVVPHLYAWKSAKWINGLEFLAEEASGFWERNGYHRRGEPWAEERYSY
- the psbA gene encoding photosystem II q(b) protein; translation: MTTTLQQRESANLWDRFCEWVASTENRLYIGWFGVLMIPTLLSATVCYIIAFIAAPPVDIDGIREPVAGSLLYGNNIISGAVVPSSNAIGLHFYPIWEAASLDEWLYNGGPYQLVIFHFLIGIFCYMGREWELSYRLGMRPWICVAYSAPVAAASAVFLIYPIGQGSFSDGMPLGISGTFNFMLVFQAEHNILMHPFHMLGVAGVFGGSLFSAMHGSLVTSSLVRETSETESQNYGYKFGQEEETYNIVAAHGYFGRLIFQYASFNNSRSLHFFLAAWPVVGIWFTALGVSTMAFNLNGFNFNQSIIDSTGRVVNTWADVINRANLGMEVMHERNAHNFPLDLAAGEATPVALTAPAING